CGATCGAATGACCACCCAGACTGGTCGCCGTCATCGTCCCGACCGACTGGCCCGGATTGAGCACAATGTTGTCCTGCGCGGTGGTGGCGTTCCCCGCCGCGTCCTTGTAGGCGCAAGCGAACCCGGTCGTACCCGAGGCGGCTGGCAGCGGGCGGACGAGCGACGCCTCATACGGCATCCAGTCGGTGTTGATCGGGTAACGCACGTTGTTGGTGGTGCCATCGCCGAGTTGACCGTAGCCGTTCGCGCCCCAGGCCCACAGCTTGCCATCGCTTCGAACGGCGACTGTGCTGGCACCACCCGAATCAAGCGCTGAGAAGTTCAGGGACGCGTCAAGCGCGAGAGGGAGGACGCGTGCGACGGTACTCTCGCCAGCCGTCTGGCCGAGGTCGTTGGCCCCGACGCCCCACGGTGTTCCGTCATGCTTGACGGCGATGATGAACCGGTCTCCGGCGCTGGCCCTGAGCCAGGTGCCGTCGAGTTGCGTGAGCGTCGACGCGGTCATCTCACCCAGGCGACCAGACCAGTGAAGCGTCCCGTCGCTGCGCAGCGCGGCCAGCGTCTCGGCGCCAGCACTGATCGACGTCCAGGCCGGCTCGGCCCCTGACACCAACACGGGAGCGTGCTGGTCGCCGACCGCACCGTTGCCCATCTGCCCCGAGTCATTCGCTCCCCAGGCCCACAGCGCACCGGCCGAGTCGATAGCGTACGAAGAGTCGCCGCCCGCAGCGATCGCAGTGAACGTCATCCATGGCGTTACCTGGCTCGGGAGGTCGCTTGAGCTCAAGCCGCCGTCACCGAGCTGTCCACGCTCGCCCTTCCCCCAAGCGAACAAGCGCCCGTCCGTGGTCAGTGCGAGCGTGTGATTCTCGCCGGCAGCGACCAAGCTCCACTGGCCTCCGCCTGGCACCGCCACCTGGCTCGCCAGCTGGCGATCGGCGCGAATGCCCTCGTTGCCAACATCGCCAAGCTGCCCGGACTCGTTGGCGCCGAACATCCAGAGCGTTCCGTCGGCCTTGATCGCACCGGTGTGGGAACCCCCGGCAGCCACCGCGGTCCACGTGCCGCCCGGCACACGCACCGGCGTCGAGCGCTGCAAGACCCCGTCTCCGAGTTGCCCCCTGGCACCGTCGCCCCATGTCCACAAGGAACCGTCGGTCCGCAACGCGGCCGCATGCGACCCACCGACCGACACGGACTTCCACGTCGACGGATAGCCGATACGCATCGAGACAGCGTCGGAGAAGTCCGAATCGATGGTGACCTTCCGGCCTCGCGTGGAGGTCGCGGCGTGGTTCAACGCCATCGTCCCGAGCGGAGCCTGCCGGTCGAGCGTTATCGAGTCGCTCGCGCTGAATTCGGTGAGTGTCGCGTCGCGAAACCTCACCGCAACCGTGTACTCGCCGTCGGCGTCGGGCAGCGTGTAGGGCGCGGAACCGGCGGCGGGCACCCATTCCCCACCTTCGATCGACATCTCCACCGCGGTCGGTGCGTCGATCTCCAGCGTGACCGCCGTCGACTGTGCATACGGCGCGCCCCAGTTGATGGCGACGCTCGTAGTGCCCCCTCTGAAGTCATAGGCGACCTCATCGGTCAGCGTTCGCGTTGCCCCACCCGCGTCGCGAAACATCACCGATACCACCTGCGTGCCCGACGCGCCGTCATCGGCCGGCAAGAGATACGGACGCATCGGCGAGTACGATTCCCAGTGCCCGATCTGCATTGGCGTGCTCACCATGGCATCCGAGTCGTTACCCAGGAATCGACCGTCGCCCCAACCCCACAGGTCACCGCCACTCACGGCGAAGCATGCGGTCCACGGGACCGCTGCGACCATGTTGCAGTACGGCAGGCCAACGACCTGCGCCGGGCTGGATGCGTATTCGGCACCCAGATTGCCCCACCAATACATGGTTCCGTTCGCACAAGCCACCGATGCGTAGGCTGCAGTCGCTATGTCGTTGAAGCTGGTACCGACGGCGACGGGCATCGGCCCGAACATCGCTCCACCCGAGAACCCGAGCCCCAGCGACCCGATGTAGTTGTCGCCCCATGCGTAGAGCGACCCGTCCGCCTTGAGCCCGAGAACGTGTGTGCTGACTTCGCCCATCGAGACCTTGAGCCAGTCGTTATCCGTGCCCACCTGCGTCGGCGTCGATGTGTTAGCGCCATCTCCGGTCCCAAGCTGGCCCGTCATATTGGATCCCCAGGCCCACAACGACCCGTCCGTCTTGATCGCGAAGCTGGACCGGTTGCCCGCAAATGCGGTCACCCAGTCGGTATCGGTACCCACTTGGACCGGTCCAGACGTCCCGGGGGTATCGTTGCCGAGCTGGCCTAGATCGTTCTCACCCCACGCCCAGAGCTCGCCGCTCCTGATGGCGAGAACGTGCGTATTGCCTGCTGACACGTCGGTCCAGCCCGCTTCGGACCCGATCTGCCGAGGAGTACCCTGCTGCGGTGCCATATCGCCATATTGTCCGTACCAGTTGTCGCCCCAGGCCCAGAGCGTCCCATCAGCCTTGCGCGCGATACTGCACGCGAAACCGGCCGAGATCTGGACCCAATCGTTGTCGCTCCCGATCATCACCGGGGTGGCCCGGAATGGCCCTCTGGGCGCTCCGCATGGCTCCCAGCGGTTCACGCCCCACGCCCACACCGTACCGTCGGTGGCAAGCACCAACGTGTGCTCCATGCCGCTGTCGATCGAGGCAATCGGGGGAACGAAACGCATCGCGTCCGCATCGGTGACATCCGAGTAGAGCGTCACCGTGCGCCTCGTCACGACGGGTGCATCGTTCTCGATGGTCATGCTCGCGCTCGGATCGCCGAGCGCCGCGTAAGCAACTCCCGCCCCGAACAGACACAAGATGGCAGCGAGGGCGACAAAGAACGGCTGGCGCGCGCCGAACCCACGCGAACCTGCGATTAGCGTAGTGAACACAGTCGTCCCCCGCTCGGTACGGGACCGCGCTCGCGCGCAATCCACCGTGCCGCCCCCAGCACGTTCGGACAGTATGTGCGCGAGAGGATGGACGCACTGCGGTTTCTGCTCGCCAAAGGTGAGCGGTCAACCGCACACGCTGCCGAACGAGTGTTAAGTACGCTCGCGCAACCGTAATTATGTACGCGCGCTATAGAGAACGTCAAGGATTCTTCATAGAGGAGCCCTACGTCGTTCGCAGCAAGATGCGGGGTTTGTGGTTCGGAGTTGTTTCGGTTTCGCCCCGAACGCAGAAGGCCGCCCCAAGAGGCGGCCTTCGCGCACTACGAGACGATGGAATCGCCGCGCCCTCTGTCCGTTTCGTCCCAACCAGATGCAACCGTTGACGATACGAAACGGCCAATCAGGCGTGGCGATGGATGAATCGTCTACACGTACGTGTACATCTTCCCGTACGGCCGGTGCGAGATGGGCACGAGCCGCGTGAACGGTACCGACAGCACCTCGTCGACATCGAATCCGACGGCCGAGCAGTACTCCTCCAGCAGCGGCTTGAGCTCAGCCAGCTCCTCGTCGGTCATCGTGAAGATGCCGCACTCCTTGCCAACCTGCCAGCTCTCCACCTCGCCGCGCAGGATTATCTCGCCGCCGTGCATGCCGGTGCCGACGTACCCTCCCACCAGCGGACCTTCGAGCCGTGAGTGCATGCCGAGAAGGATGAGCAGGCCGCCGGCCATGTACTCGCCGAAGAAGTCGCGCGCTTTGCCACCGCAGATCATCGTGGGTCGCAGATCCTCGAACGCCTTCATGTGAATGCCCACGCGGTAACCGACGTCGCCCTTGATGAAGACGCGTCCGCCGCGCATGCCGTAGCCCAGAACGTCACCGGCCGAGCCATGCACGATGACGGTGCCCGCATTCATGGTGTTGCCGACGCCATCCTGCGCGTTGCCGAACACCTCCACGGTCGGGCCGTCCATCAGCATCGCCATGTCCTGCCCCGGGGTGCCGTGCACCTCGATGCGCAGATCCTTGCCCTTGATTCCCGTGCCTATGTAGCGCTGTCCGTTGACGTTCATCAGCTTCACGATCTTGACGCCGTCGGCGAAGCACCGCCGGATAGCCTCGTTGACGAACTTGTAGTAGACGCTCTGACACTCGATCGTGGCGGTGTCACCATCGACGGCGACAGTCGGCTCGATCTGTAGGTAGCCCTCGATCGGGCCCTTCACGGTAGCTGTAGTCATGGTGTCTCCTCCCCTACATTCCAGCCGGCTTGACGCCGATGATCTCGCAGGTCTGCGCGTCGAGCCCGATGGCGCGCAGGCGCTCACGGCTTCCGCGCAGCGACTCCACGGCATTGACACCCAGCGCACCGAGGATCTCTTGGAGCTCGTGGCTCCAGGCGTTGACGAGGTTGGTGAGCCGCTCGGCACCCCACTCGGGATCCACGCGACGGGTCAGTTCGGGCTTCTGCGTCGTGAGGCCCCAGCTACAGCTCCCGGTGTGGCAGCCCTGGCACATGTGGCAGCCGAGCGCCATGAGCGCTGCCGAGCCGATGGCCACGACATCGGCACCGAGCGCAATCGCCTTGGCCATGTCCGCAGACGATCGGATCGAACCGGCGGCGATGATCGACGCCTGGTTGCGGATACCCTCGTCGCGCAGGCGCTGGTCCACCACGGCGATGGCGATCTCGATGGGGATGCCGATGTGGTCGCGGATGATCTGCGGCGCAGCACCGGTGCCGCCCTTGAAGCCGTCGAGGTAGACGTAGTCGGCACCCGCCCGCACGATGCCGCTGGCGATGGCGGCCACGTTGTGCACCGCGGCGATCTTCACGCCGACCGGCTTGTAGCCGGAGGCCTCTTTGAGCGAGTAGATGAGCTGACGCAGGTCCTCGATGGAGTAGATGTCATGGTGAGGCGCCGGGCTGATCGCGTCTGACCCCTGCGGAATCATGCGGGTGGTAGAGACTTCCTTGTTGATCTTCTCGCCGGGTAGGTGACCGCCGATGCCGGGTTTGGCGCCCTGGCCGACCTTGATCTCGATAGCCGCGCCCCGCTGCAGGTACTCCGGGCTTACGCCGAAACGTCCCGAGGCGACCTGCACGATGACGTTGTCTTGATAGGGGTACAGGTCAGCGTGAAGTCCACCCTCGCCGGTGTTCATGAGAATGCCGAGTCGCTCCGCAGCCATCGCCAGCGACTTGTGTACGTTGAGCGAGACCGAGCCGTAGCTCATCGGCGAGAAGATCATCGGCGTATCGAGCTTGATGTTCTTGCCCATGCCCGCGCCTTCGGCAAGACGAAAGCCGCCGTTGCCGTCGGAGACGACCTCCACCGAGTCGGGCTTGCGGCCCAGGTACGTGCGCAACTCCATCGGCTCGCGAAGCGGGTCGATGGAAGGGTTCGTGACCTGGCATGCGTCAAGGACGAGATGGTCGAAGATGCTCTGATACGGCTTGTCGTTGCCCATGCCGGTGAGCATGACGCCGCCGCTCTCCGCCTGGCGCCAAACGGCCTTGCGCAGGCTGGGCGACCAGTTCGCATTCTCGCGCAGCGCAAGGTCGTTCTTCTTGATGGTGATGCAGTGCGCCGGGCAGTACGTGACACACCGGTGGCATGCGCGGCACTTGCTGTCATCGGGTATGGGGCGCTCGTTGAAGTTGTACACGCCCCAGCCGCACTGCTGCACGCAGCGGCCGCACTTGTGGCACTTGTTGTAGTCGATATCGACCCGGAACTCGGGCTGGATGAGGCTCGTGGGCATGGCTAGTTCACCTCGACGGTCTCAAGTTCGCAGACGTCGACGCCGGTGACGGCGCACGACACCTCCTGTGCGGACAGATGCAGGTCCCCATGGATCGGCCACTCGGCGGTCGCCACGCGGGCGATGACCGGCTCACCGGCCTTGGGTGCCCAGACGTCGTCGGGCGCGTCGAGGACCTCGCGCATCGCGCTCTCCTCCGAGGCGACCATGACGATGGAACCCTGGCGGGCCGCCACCAGCGGCCGCAGCTTGATGCGATCGTTGAGCGCCACCATGCCGCCGTTGAAGCCGAGTACGATCGCGAAGGGGCCGTTGAGCATGCCTGGCCCGTAGACGGCGCGCAGCGAGCGCATGACCGCCTGCTCGTCGGCCGGCATGCGGTCGATCTCGCTCCACAGCGGACTCGCGAGCGCCTTGCATGCAAGCTCCAGCGGCAGCTTATGGCGGCGTAGCATGAGGTCGAACAGGTACGCGGCGACTTCGGTGTCGGTGCCCAGCGTGCACTTGTAGCCGAACGCCTCGAGGTAGCGCGAGTTGATGCCGTAGCTCGAGATCTCGCCGTTGTGGACGATGGACCAGTCGAGCAGCGTGAACGGGTGCGCCCCGCCCCACCAGCCGGGGGTGTTCGTCGGGAAACGGTTGTGGCCGACCCACGTGTGGCCCTCGTACTCCTCGAGCAGATAGTAGTGACCGATCTCTTCCGGGTAGCCGACGCCTTTGAAGGCACCCATGTTCTTGCCGCTCGATGCCACGAAGGCACCATCCACGCTCGAGTTGACGAGCATCACCAGGTGAACGACGAAGTCCTCCGGGCTCATCTCGGCATCAGCGAGCTTGTGCGGGTCGGGCTGCAGGAAGTAGCGCCACAGCAACGGGGCATCCGCGATGCCCTTGACGGCACGCGTCGGCATCGGTTCGGCAAGGTCGACGGTGAAGTAGCGGTCGAAGAGGGCCTCCGCCTCCTCCTTGGCCTTCACGTCGTGATACATCATGTGGAAGCAGAAATGATCGGGAAACTCGGGGTAGATGCCGTACCCGGCGAACCCGCCCCCAAGGCCGTTGCCCCGGTCGCGCTGCACGGCCATCGCCTTGATGGCGTTCTCGCCGCTCATCAGCGTGCCGGACTCGTCACAGATTCCCATGAGGCCGCAGCCACCGTGAATCTTGAACGACGCCTCTTCGCGATACGCGGGACGCTCAAGGTCGAAGATGCCCTCACGATCCGAGAAGCCCGCAGGCCTCGTCGTGGGCATCCGCTCCAGAAGCGGTTCGTACGCCATGCTATTCCTCTCCTTCGGAGTCACACGCCGCGATGACCGCGTCGCAACCCATCAGCTTCTTGACCGCATCGCCCCCGGTAGGAGGCAGTGGGCCGAGCCCCAGCTTCTTGCGTGCGCCCTCTTTGGGCTTGCCGAGGGTGCCGGTGGTCATGAACATCTCGTAGCTTTGCGGAATCGAGTCCGGGCGCGAACCGCGCACGATGGCGAGCTCCTTGAGCTTGCGGAACGTCTCGGCCATGCCGATGTCGGAGTGACACATCTCAAGGCACGTGTAGCACTCCAGGCACTTCCAGACGTTGGGGTCATCGAGCACCTCGTCGATCTCGCCGCTGACGAGCTGTCCGATCATGTCGCACGGGTCGAACTTCGGGTCGACCTTGCACACCGGGCAGTCGTCCTTGCAGGCACGGCATGTGTCGCACTTGTTGAGCAGCGAGACGTCGAAGTCCTGGGCCAGTCGCGACTTCTCGACACTGCGCGCCTCCCACTTGTCCAAGAACGGCTGCACGCTGACGCGGTGCATGTCCATCCCCAGCTCGTCGGGAGAATGCCCGTAGGCCAGACCGATGAGTTCGGACAGGTAGAGCACGGGGATGTGGATCGGCTCGTTCGCGCGCTGGAGCGCGGCCTGATTGAGGTCGAACTGCTGAAAGCAGCTCGGGCACACCGTGATGAGCGCATCCACCTGGTGGTTCTGGAGGTCGTAGAGCTTGCGCCGGTTGAACGCCAGTGAGCCTTCACGCTCGCCCACGCGGTCGAGGTAGCCGCCGCAGCACTGCATCTTGGTCGGGTAGTCGACGACCGTCGCACCGAGCGCCGTGACGATGGCTTCGACCTTCGTGGGATGCAGCGGGTCGTCCCACTTGACCGCCGGCTGCGGGCGCAGCAGGTGACAGCCGTAGTGGACCGCGATGTTCATGCCCCAGAACGGCTTCTTCGCCTTGCTGGCGATGAGCCCGGGTCCCATGTGCTCCGACAGCCACTCGGCGAAGTGCACCACCTGAAGCGTCCCGTCGTAGTGCAGATCTTCAGTGGCGAGTCGGTCGTTGATGGTGTCGCGCTCGCGCCAGTGGGTCTTGAGGTGGCTCTGGCACTCCTTGAACGTCGAGTAGCAGCCGTTGCAGGGCGTGACCAGGTCCCATCCCGCCTTCTCGACGATGGCGAGGTTACGCGCTGCGGCGGTGAAGAACGAGTCAGGGTCGTTCGCCTTGACGAGCGTACCCTCGGGGCAGCAGGTGTGGCCCGGCAGCTCGTGGATCTGAGCACCCAGGTCATCGAACATGACACGCACTGACTTCTCGATGAACGGAAAGCGCGCGGGAATGGTGCACCCCCAGAAGACTGCGAACTCCTTCATGCGGCCATCAGTCCTTTCGTGTGTACGGCACCCGAAGAAACCCGAAACGCCCGCCGCGAAACCCGTGGGTTTCAAGGCGAGCGTCGTTGCTCGATCTCTTCGATTCCGGCACGACGTTGTACCGGGAGCCAGAGTGTAGCACGGTTCAACGCCAAGCGAAACGCAGTGGAAACGCGGTGGCACCGGCCCGCCAAAGACGGCATCGGCGATACGCCCCTAGCAGATCCTACTCGGCGACCGAGATCTTGATGGCGAAGAGTCCGTCAGCCGGAGATCCCGGTGACCCCAGCCCCGATCGCCACGAGGCCGAATGCGGCCACGAGCACTCCCGACCCACGGTTGATCCACAGGATCGCTCGGTCGCTGATGGCGTGCCGCAACAACGCTACCGTCGTGGTGAGACCGAGCCACCACGCGAGCGACCCGAGGATGACGCCGAGTGTGGCGACGCCGGCGCCGGCGAGAGTCGGCTCGGCCACCAGGCCGGCACTGGCGAACACAGCGCCGAAGGCCATCACCGTCATCGGGTTCGTAAGCGTGAGCGCAATCGCGCTGCCGTAGAGCCGCACGACGCTCGCCGAGTCCGGCGCCTGCGCCGCCTCGTGAGCAGGCGGCGTGGAGATTGCGCGCCAGCCGAGCCAAACCAGCATGAGCCCCCCGGCGATCCGCAGCGGCACCTGCGCGTCAACCAGAACACCCGAAAGGGTCGTCAGCCCAAACGCCGCCACTGCCGCATAGATGCCATCGGCGGTCGCAATGCCGGCCCCGGTTGCCGTGCCGGCGCGCCACCCGTGCGCAAGCGTGCGCTGGATGCACAGCACCCCCATCGCACCGACAGGCGCTGCTACAAGGATTCCGATGACGAAGGTGCGCGCAAGGAGGCTGGCGGCTTCGCTCACAGCTCGGCCGAGGCCTCCTCGGCGAGCACGACGGCCTCCGCGATCTCACGCAGCGACTTGCGCTTGTCCATAGCGAGCTTCTGCAGCCGCTTGAACGCCTCCGGCTCAGTCATGCCGCGCTCCATGAGCAGGCCTTTGGCGCGATCGACCACCTTGCGAGTCTCAAGCCGCTCGGTCAGATCCGAGACCTCGTCCAACAGGACCGTGGCTTCAGCGAACCTCGACACGGCAACGTGCATCGCAGGCAGTACATCCGCGCGCGAGAAGGGCTTCACCACGTAGGCCATCGCACCGGCGCTCGCGGCCTGCTCGACGTAGCCGGATTGGGAGAACGCGGTGACCATAACCACTGGCGCAACGCGGTCATCTCCCAGAATCCGCGCCGCTTCTATGCCGCTCATCCCGGGCATGTTGATGTCCATGAAGACGACGTCGGGTTCGAGCCGCCGCGCGAGCTCCACGGCCTCGTCACCGTTTCGAGCTTCGCCGAGAACCTCGTGACCCTCTTCCTCGAGCATCTCGCGCAGGTCCATGCGGATGATGGCTTCGTCTTCTGCGATGAGCACACGCATGTTTCTAGACCGTCCCCCCTACTCGTCGCGTACGGGCACGCGCACGGTCACCGTGGCACCGCGCACGCCCGAGTACGTGATCGTGCCGCGCAGATCGTCTTCGATGACCGTGCGAACGATCGCAAGCCCCAGATTGGCGGAGGACTCCGGGTCGAAGCCGTCGGGCAGTCCCACGCCGTCGTCGCGCACCGTCAGCACCAGTTCGTCCCCACCGCGCCGCAGCGTCACCTCGACGCCGCCTTGCCGATCATTCGGAAACCCGTGCTCGATGGCGTTGTGCACGAGTTCGGCGACCACGAGAGAGAGTGACGTGGCGAGCGGGGCGTCGATCTGCCCCGTGGAGCCGCTCACCTGCAGGCGCACGCGCGTGTCGTCACCGGAGAGGCCCCGACCCACAAGCGCAGCAATCGTGCGAGCTGCCTCGGCGAAATCGACGCGCTCCTCGTCGCTGCTGGCGAGCATGTCATGCACGACCACCATGGACGACACCCGCTCGATCGCCTCACCCAGTGCGTGACGCGCATCCTCGCTCGGAGTACGTCTCGCCTGGATACGCAGCAGAGAGGCGATCGTCTGCAGATTGTTCTTCACGCGATGGTGGACCTCACGGATGGTGGCTTCCTTGACCTTGATCTCATCATCGCGACGCCTCGCCTCGGTCAGGTCCTCGACCAGCACGAGGGCGCCGTCCGGCAGAGCGATGCTGCGATAGCCCAGCACGCGGTCGACGACCTCCGCCTCGACCGCGATGGCGCCGGTCGTGCCCAGCACCGGGGAGATCGCGAATCCGCCGCCGGGCAACGCGGATGCCTGCATGTCGGTTACCCGGCCGTCCGCGCCGGCAATCCGCATGATGTTGACGGCGTTGGGAGACGCATAGCTCACGCGCCCCGTGGCACTCACCCGCAACACGCCATCCCCTGCACGCCGCACCGTAGAGAACGCCGAGGAGTCACGCACGTCGAGCAGCGGAGCCGCCCTCAGCACGTCGACCAGCTCCTCGGCTGCGTCCATGAACGCCGTCTCCATGCGCCCCGGGGCGAGCGTGACCTGTTCGGCGATGTTGCGGAGTAGTACCCCTGTGGGTGATGCGCCCTCGCCGACCGGAAAGCCGGTCGTGGTAAACGTGATGCCGCGCACCACGCGGCGCCGACCGCTCTCAGCCGGCTGACCCGTCGCAAGCGCGTGGTACGCCTCCGGCTCCTCACGCTCATCGAGCCTCGCACCCACGCGGGAGGACGCAACGGGCGCAAGGGCTGTGGCGGGACGCGCGTCGGCAACCACGACCAGTCGACCCGAAGCATCGGGCGCCGCCAGCGCGAAATCCGCATACGCGAGGTCCGCCACCAACTGGAGGTTGGCCGCCACGTTCTCAAGATGTGCGCTCAGGCGCGGGGTGCCATCATCGCTCACGCCGTGAGAACGCGAATCCACCTGAGCTCCCCCTCGAAGGCCGACAGAACGCTCTGTGCCGCGTGCAGCGTCAGAGCGCGGCGCAGCGCGGTCATACCGTCCCTCGAAGATACGGCATCGAGGCGGCGGCAACAAACCGCTCCTCTCTGAAAGCGCGTGCCTCTCGTCTGCTGCGGCACGGTGATTCGGTATACTCGTCGTCGCACTCATGCCCGGGTGGTGGAATGGCAGACACGGAGGTCTCAAAAACCTCTGGGGGAAACCCCGTGTGGGTTCGACTCCCACCCCGGGCACCATCAGCACACGCGGCCCCCTAATCCGGGGTCGCTTCTGCTTGTGCCGCGGCCCTTCCCGATGCTAGGTACAGAGGCGCTGAGGCTGCCAGACCCAGTGAACCGATCAGCCAAGCCACCGAGATCGACGCCCGATGCGAAACGTAACCCAGGGCAGGCTGTCCCACCGCGCCACCGACGTCGGCGAAGAGCGCGTCGACGGACAGTACGGTCGCGCGCTCCGACGATGGTATGTGGGCGTTGAGGTAGGCCGCGCGCACAGGCCCGTAAACGCCGAAGACGCCGCCCCACGCCACCCACAGCCCAAGCGCGATGGCTGCCGGTACGACTCCCGACTCTGCTGCCAGCAGGCCGACTCCGGCGATGGCCACGGCGATAACGAACTCCGCGAGCGCGGCAACCGCACAGAAGCGCGCGGGGTCGCGACGGTTCACGCCGTCTCGCATCAGGCGCCCGACGAGGGAGTTGCCCGCGATGCCCGCGACCGAGAAGGCGGCCTGAGCCAGACCGAGAACCCATACGTAGTCGTATCCGAGCAGCTCAAGCACATAGGGCTGCCAGGCGTAGAACGCGAACATGAAGAACAGTCCCGATAGCCCGGAGACGAGGAACAGTGGCCTGACCACGCGGTTCTTCATGCCGTAGCGCACGCCCGTGGCAAGGATCCGTCGGGTCTCAACGCCAAAGTTGGCAGCGGTCAGCGGCCGCTTGTCGAACCCGATGTCGAACACCAATGCCCAGAC
The genomic region above belongs to Coriobacteriia bacterium and contains:
- a CDS encoding histidine kinase N-terminal domain-containing protein, with the protein product MDSRSHGVSDDGTPRLSAHLENVAANLQLVADLAYADFALAAPDASGRLVVVADARPATALAPVASSRVGARLDEREEPEAYHALATGQPAESGRRRVVRGITFTTTGFPVGEGASPTGVLLRNIAEQVTLAPGRMETAFMDAAEELVDVLRAAPLLDVRDSSAFSTVRRAGDGVLRVSATGRVSYASPNAVNIMRIAGADGRVTDMQASALPGGGFAISPVLGTTGAIAVEAEVVDRVLGYRSIALPDGALVLVEDLTEARRRDDEIKVKEATIREVHHRVKNNLQTIASLLRIQARRTPSEDARHALGEAIERVSSMVVVHDMLASSDEERVDFAEAARTIAALVGRGLSGDDTRVRLQVSGSTGQIDAPLATSLSLVVAELVHNAIEHGFPNDRQGGVEVTLRRGGDELVLTVRDDGVGLPDGFDPESSANLGLAIVRTVIEDDLRGTITYSGVRGATVTVRVPVRDE
- a CDS encoding glutamate synthase-related protein, with amino-acid sequence MPTSLIQPEFRVDIDYNKCHKCGRCVQQCGWGVYNFNERPIPDDSKCRACHRCVTYCPAHCITIKKNDLALRENANWSPSLRKAVWRQAESGGVMLTGMGNDKPYQSIFDHLVLDACQVTNPSIDPLREPMELRTYLGRKPDSVEVVSDGNGGFRLAEGAGMGKNIKLDTPMIFSPMSYGSVSLNVHKSLAMAAERLGILMNTGEGGLHADLYPYQDNVIVQVASGRFGVSPEYLQRGAAIEIKVGQGAKPGIGGHLPGEKINKEVSTTRMIPQGSDAISPAPHHDIYSIEDLRQLIYSLKEASGYKPVGVKIAAVHNVAAIASGIVRAGADYVYLDGFKGGTGAAPQIIRDHIGIPIEIAIAVVDQRLRDEGIRNQASIIAAGSIRSSADMAKAIALGADVVAIGSAALMALGCHMCQGCHTGSCSWGLTTQKPELTRRVDPEWGAERLTNLVNAWSHELQEILGALGVNAVESLRGSRERLRAIGLDAQTCEIIGVKPAGM
- a CDS encoding response regulator, with the translated sequence MRVLIAEDEAIIRMDLREMLEEEGHEVLGEARNGDEAVELARRLEPDVVFMDINMPGMSGIEAARILGDDRVAPVVMVTAFSQSGYVEQAASAGAMAYVVKPFSRADVLPAMHVAVSRFAEATVLLDEVSDLTERLETRKVVDRAKGLLMERGMTEPEAFKRLQKLAMDKRKSLREIAEAVVLAEEASAEL
- a CDS encoding LysE family transporter, with product MSEAASLLARTFVIGILVAAPVGAMGVLCIQRTLAHGWRAGTATGAGIATADGIYAAVAAFGLTTLSGVLVDAQVPLRIAGGLMLVWLGWRAISTPPAHEAAQAPDSASVVRLYGSAIALTLTNPMTVMAFGAVFASAGLVAEPTLAGAGVATLGVILGSLAWWLGLTTTVALLRHAISDRAILWINRGSGVLVAAFGLVAIGAGVTGISG
- a CDS encoding MFS transporter codes for the protein MRSGRSAHTPRTVTVAYLSASGIFALAMSLIWATNTIYLMRVGGLDIFQVMLVNTAFTVSQLLCEVPTGVVADTIGRRASILIAMGMLFVSTLLYVATPVMGWGMTGFVGASILLGVGYTFQTGSVEAWLVDALDGTGSTVPKEQVFARGQIAFGVGMLSGSIIGGLLGQVDLAWPFLLRAVLLVVEFGVVWALVFDIGFDKRPLTAANFGVETRRILATGVRYGMKNRVVRPLFLVSGLSGLFFMFAFYAWQPYVLELLGYDYVWVLGLAQAAFSVAGIAGNSLVGRLMRDGVNRRDPARFCAVAALAEFVIAVAIAGVGLLAAESGVVPAAIALGLWVAWGGVFGVYGPVRAAYLNAHIPSSERATVLSVDALFADVGGAVGQPALGYVSHRASISVAWLIGSLGLAASAPLYLASGRAAAQAEATPD
- a CDS encoding heterodisulfide reductase-related iron-sulfur binding cluster codes for the protein MKEFAVFWGCTIPARFPFIEKSVRVMFDDLGAQIHELPGHTCCPEGTLVKANDPDSFFTAAARNLAIVEKAGWDLVTPCNGCYSTFKECQSHLKTHWRERDTINDRLATEDLHYDGTLQVVHFAEWLSEHMGPGLIASKAKKPFWGMNIAVHYGCHLLRPQPAVKWDDPLHPTKVEAIVTALGATVVDYPTKMQCCGGYLDRVGEREGSLAFNRRKLYDLQNHQVDALITVCPSCFQQFDLNQAALQRANEPIHIPVLYLSELIGLAYGHSPDELGMDMHRVSVQPFLDKWEARSVEKSRLAQDFDVSLLNKCDTCRACKDDCPVCKVDPKFDPCDMIGQLVSGEIDEVLDDPNVWKCLECYTCLEMCHSDIGMAETFRKLKELAIVRGSRPDSIPQSYEMFMTTGTLGKPKEGARKKLGLGPLPPTGGDAVKKLMGCDAVIAACDSEGEE
- a CDS encoding glutamine amidotransferase family protein, which produces MGICDESGTLMSGENAIKAMAVQRDRGNGLGGGFAGYGIYPEFPDHFCFHMMYHDVKAKEEAEALFDRYFTVDLAEPMPTRAVKGIADAPLLWRYFLQPDPHKLADAEMSPEDFVVHLVMLVNSSVDGAFVASSGKNMGAFKGVGYPEEIGHYYLLEEYEGHTWVGHNRFPTNTPGWWGGAHPFTLLDWSIVHNGEISSYGINSRYLEAFGYKCTLGTDTEVAAYLFDLMLRRHKLPLELACKALASPLWSEIDRMPADEQAVMRSLRAVYGPGMLNGPFAIVLGFNGGMVALNDRIKLRPLVAARQGSIVMVASEESAMREVLDAPDDVWAPKAGEPVIARVATAEWPIHGDLHLSAQEVSCAVTGVDVCELETVEVN